tggcataacatttttataatatctttataattttgttatattttattttgacttataaaaaattgacagctcaacagttttgaaaatattgcgACGAAAATAAGATgtcttaacattttcacaaaaaatgcTATGTCTATGACATTTtccacaacaaatcataagtagtaggttgttacatgttgttattggtgggcaaaaaagtTGTTTCaatggtaagtttaaattagaacctagaacaatttaccacctataatttgttatgaaagtattgtgaaaaatattatggatatagcacttcttttttcacaataactttatttttagttgtggttggttccagtatgatattttatcatttaatttagACCTATAAGGAATTAACACCTTAACAATTGTGGAAATATTGTGCCAATTTgttgtttaatattttattataatgtgaAAAAGCGCAAATtggacaaacaaaaaataatgtagtAAATCTACTGCAGATTTACGcattcacaaaaataaaaaaaaagtggccaACTAAACAATGAAAATTAAACAAGTCAAAACTACTGTAGTGAAGCTATGGTAGCTTTTCCcattcactctttttatatatagattactaaatttgactaaaccaaaaaaaaaaaaaaagtccatgaATTCAACAAAATATTACAACGTTTCCACATCTATTTTCAACCTTAGTGGATCTTAGTCTAATATTTTGTTAtcttattttgacctataaagaATTTACACTACagtagttgtaaaaatattgtaataacaacaaaatatcatgacattttcacaatacgatactattatttttagttgtgctagatcttggtatgatattttattattttattttattttgatccaTAAGGAATTGACACATGTGTCActcaacatttttacaatatctctatgtatacattgtacttacaacgtaaatttatattatagacacataaaaattggaaaattttgtacacatttgcaaaatttgtataatatttaccacttttttttcctttcaaatgtgtataatatttgCCACTTTTTATATGTCTACGATGTAAGCTTACATTGCATgtatacaataaaatttcaaagatccttaaaaaacaaaaacaaaaacaaagctcaaACCAACTGCGtatttgaaggggaaaaaaaaaaaaagaaaaaaaaggaaaagaaaaggtgcAGCTCAccaattgaataaaccaaaaacactaTTCATGGACCTATTacctctttttatatagttaatagaaataaattaattacttaaagaaagtttttaatattttcaaccATTAGTTCTTTTGGGTGTAGTTATTAACTTATAAAATCTTGAGTTTGAATTGTATTAGATGCTTGGTTTTTAAACTttgattttaattattagtaattaatttttttttaaaatatttacatatttatgttatgatttttcatacttttttttttaaattttttatttacccTATGATTTGACCACTATTGATCCAGTAACCCAACTAATAGTATATGTTTGTGAAGTTCCTTTCCTGGAGACTTAAACCCCGGCTTTTGCCCCTCATATcttacaagcacttatacttgtgaagtgactaCCGCACTAAGAGTATGCGGTGATGaatatttcataaaaattaaatatgagACTTAAACTCCGGCCCTTACTCCCCACATCCTACAAGTacttatatttgtgaagtgACTACCGCACCAAGAGTGTGCGGTGGTGaatatttcataaaaattaaatataaaatactctatatatatatatatatatatatacccattatttatttatttaatttttgggagAAGAATATACCCATTAACTAAAAGAACCGTACAAATAAATTCTACATAGACATGAACATTGAACAAACAACTGACCTCAAGCTTTCCTAGCTTCGCTCTGTTACTTTAAATcaatctctgtctctctctctctctctcttcgaagACTCTGAGttctaaaccctaaccctaaaatTCCAACGGAATCGAAAAAATCGTCGATAATTCACAGAGCTCCCACGTTTGAATGCGCACAAAGCTATGGAGATGCAGTTCACTCACACTCTATTCGAAAGGCGCCCCATTGTCAAGTCCAAAACCCCCGCTGTTAAATGGTTCAAAGAATGGTAATTTTATATGACTCTTGCTTCTATTTGTATTATAAGTTTTTTACCCTTGAATTTACTGTTCTTTGTTTGGTTCTTGAGAAAATTTGTGTAAATTTAAAGAatgaataggaaagaaaaggaacaaatattggatttttttgtttttggttttaaggGTTAATACATTGcgtattataaattatattcattGCAAGGTTGTACCTTTGAATCTTATTTGCTGTTTGGTAAGGTTTCCAAATTATGAAAAGTAATATCTTAAAcccaaagttttctaaattttaagacAGGTTAGAGGGGTATGTGAGAATCAAATGGGTAATTTGAACAAGGGACATAATTTTCTGTTCTCTATATATATGTTGGAACCAAAGGCATAATTAGGAATAGATTATATGTAATATATGTATAACATAAATCTAAGTAGTAGTGCCAATATGTATATAGTAAAAAATGATATATCGATTAAGGAAGTGACAGAGAGTATGCCTTCGGATTTAGAATATAATGGAATAGTTGAGAAGAGTACATGTGCATGTGGCCAGCCATGACTAGTTAGTTTAGGAGCCTCAACGAACCTAaatttttgggactaaggcttggttgttgttgtgcACAACTTGATTGGTTTTTCCTATTTGCTGTTTTTCATGTGGTATATGCTAAATATATGactgttattttttttcttattaggGTTCCCCAAGATGTTGTAGCGACTGGTGGGAAATGCTTTGTCATGAAATGGGTCACTGGTAAGTCTTATTACTTGCTCTTGATCTTGTCTTTGTCATCTTTTAAAGTTCTTTTGTGATTATCTTCTGTTAAGATGATTTTTATGCGCTTTTAGTATTGTTGAATGTTTAtgtttctttccaatttttttaaactgaAAGAAGTTCACATTAAAGAGGTGTGAAGTTGCATTCCATGTGAAATTTCAACTTCAACTTCTGGTGTAGATGGATTTATGAATTCTAAATGGAATTTATCTTTAATTAAAGGAAGTGAAAAACTACGTTTCAAATTTCTGAACGCCAGTATGTGAGGTTAAATGAGTCTACACCAGAAGATCAAGTGCAAGCTCATGTATTTAAATCTGAGATGAAGTTTATTTTAAGTGAATTGGAATTTTGGCTCATTCATAGAGAGTTGGGAGTTGAGAGGCTAATGGTCTATTCTTTTGGGCTCTTTTTGAGGTGTTTTAGTAATTACCCCTTGAAAAACATGGTTTGTTAGAAATTGAATAAAATCAGGTTCTTATGAATGGAAACAGACATGCAGACTTAATTTAATTGCAAGGAAAAGTAACTTGTACAGATTGTCAATTTTATATGAAGAATGGTGAGTGggcatttgaaaaagaaaaatgaaaatctagttcggatacattttttttcccatttgatTCTTAGATTTCTATGTATGTGCCCAACTAATAAGGTCTTGCATTAGCATGAAGATTGGtaaaaagttatacaaaaaTTTCCATAGGTACTTAATTGTCCTAACATTCACAGCTCttagtgtgtatgtgtatttgtTACTAATGATTTCACACTTcctaatttctttctttatgcATGTTAACATCTTCTGAAGATCGATGGTTACTGGTTTCTATCCTGAAAACAATTTCATTGTGTTAGAATacatttggattttttaatcttttggaTTATGGTCTTTGCATTCTTATCTTCTTGTGCAATATTCAACTGATGCCTTtagttatgtattttatttgataatgcATGAATTAAAGTTTGGGCTTATTATTGTTTCAATCAACAGATGAGTTTGGGGAGCCATCTTGGATTGTATATTAGGATGACTTAGCTCtagtttctttttgtttgtatcAATTCCACACCCTCCcctaacaccccccccccccccccccccccccaccccccaaaaaaaaaaaaaaaacttcctttatttcttttatttctttgtattGTGGTTTAGAATCTTTCTCTTTGTTATGCTTTGTTTAGAGGAAAGCTTGAAGGCCTTGAAAGAGAAGGCAAAAGAGCCAGAGCCACCAGAGCCAGAACCAGAACCAACGACTGAAGTACTTTTCCTTTGCAGTTATGAAGGCTGTGGCAAGACCTTTATTGATGCTGGTGCTTTGAGGAAGCATTCTCACATCCATGGAGAGAGACAATATGTTTGTCACTATGAGGGTTGTGGAAAGGTATTGTATTTAATGTTTTTGCTttgatctttatttttattatttattttttgtcttccTTGATATTTGTTTTAGAGTAAGATGGCAAAACTGTGGGTTATCTGGCAGTGATCGAGTCCAGTCAACATTGCAATTTTCAGTAATGTATCCTAATATAATTTCCTAAGAACAACTTTGTTATGTTGTCCAAGTGTTCATCCTCATGCTTCATCCCTTCAttgtttttttctattttccttctttatcaCAATTATTTAGCTTTCTTAAAAGAGTTGTGTTTATGTTGCAGAAATTTTTAGATAGTTCAAAGTTGAAAAGGCACTTTCTAATTCATACGGGAGAAAGAGATTTTATATGTCCCCATGAAGGCTGTGGCAAGGTGATTAATCTGTCCACTAagattcttctttttgtttctaggagggaaatttggaaaaaaaaaattatcaaagatTTTGCTGAAATAATCATTTTAGTTGATCAGATTTATATGTGTGCGTGTTGTTTTGAGATGTTAATTTTAGACAATGTATTGGATATGGGAGTTAGGAAGGTTGTTTTCTTCCTTCCCTCCTTTTGTCCTTGTTTTGTTCATGTGCAAGGTGTCACAATTTCTGAATACtgtccaccaaaaaaaaaaaaacatgaggTGTTAGTTTCTGTGTAAATGTATCTGTCTCTGGCTCAAGTTGtgtattaaaagtttaaaactgAGATGGGATATGAATATGATCCTTTTTGTTGAACAAAATATTATTCAATGAAGAAAGGATTTACAGGCATTGGCCCATAGTCAACTAAGCGTCTCCTTTATTCTTCAGCCTGATTATCAATGGAAGATTcttgaatttttgttatgtaATGCTATATACCTTTTTGTATTGTGAGATAAGCTCAGATTTTAATCATATTTTTGTTTCTGCTTCAAATAGCTTCATTAATGTGTATGCTAGTTTGCAGTCACACATGCAATCGAGTGTGCAAGTGCAATTCTCACGCACACATTTTCACATGACGTTTGtttattctaaaatattttaaatgtgaaaattgcAGGCATTTTCCCTGGATTTCAACCTAAGGTCGCACATGAAAACACATTCACAGGAAAATTATCATATATGCCCATACCCAGATTGTGGAAAGAGATACGCTCATGAGTACAAGCTAAAGAACCACATTGCATCTCACCATGAAAAGGTTGGTGGTACCACTCCCTCATTATTGTTGTTTCTGACATTTTTGCACTATCTTGCTTTGCAATTTCTTTATTTGATCTTAACAAGACATAAAGCATATTTGGTCTTTTAGAGCATCAATCCACATTTGATAATCTTGAAGTATAGGTCAACTTTTCACTACTAATAGTCTTCTATAGTTGTTATTCACATGAATGCTATCTCAACTTAACTAAGCCTCTAAGTCTATTAAATTGGGGTTCCTCTTTAAATAATACATGTCTGCAATTATACTCTTTTGTCTCTATCCTAAATAACAAATCCTTCA
This DNA window, taken from Quercus robur chromosome 2, dhQueRobu3.1, whole genome shotgun sequence, encodes the following:
- the LOC126715933 gene encoding zinc finger transcription factor YY1 isoform X1 — translated: MEMQFTHTLFERRPIVKSKTPAVKWFKEWVPQDVVATGGKCFVMKWVTEESLKALKEKAKEPEPPEPEPEPTTEVLFLCSYEGCGKTFIDAGALRKHSHIHGERQYVCHYEGCGKKFLDSSKLKRHFLIHTGERDFICPHEGCGKAFSLDFNLRSHMKTHSQENYHICPYPDCGKRYAHEYKLKNHIASHHEKNVPVDVAKYTPPSEKQNKTPKPSSGVYASASSDRPYACPYEGCEKAYIHEYKLKLHLRREHPGHTSDENAENAAANADNEMDEASDQDAYVGKRVNGKIQKQSRPKPNLKLPPAKITQRKGSTPSPAPVNVMKKPWPAKEEAYEEEDSEETEEDRDNVEDGWRYAENNEDDDEETEYED